GGATGCGTCCGCGCGTAGTGGGCCATCATCGCATTGGCCACACCCTGCAGGCGGCTGGCCTCCACTTCGGCCAGGAATTCCGGAGACTTCTCGGCATTCGCCTTCTCTGCGGCCTGGGCGAGAAGGATGTAATCGGAGAGCTCCTTGATCGCCACCTTGCGCTGCTCCGGATTGGAAAGATCCAGGCCGCGCCCATTGGCAACTTGTTGCAAAAGCAATTCCGATACCGGCAACTTGTTGACACTCAGCGCCGGCTCGCCAGCGTTGAAACGCAACAATGACGCCGCGTCGCCGGGTTTTTCAGTCGACGAACAGGCCGACAGCACGGTCATCGCAACGAGGGGAAGCAGTTTGCGCATGGCGGATTCCTCAGGCTTCGTCCGGAGTGCGTGCCTCGATGGACAGCGCATGGATGTCGGTTTGCATCATGTCACCCAGCGCCTCGTAGACGAGACGGTGGCGCGCCAGGGGCGCTTTGCCGGTGAATGCGACGCTGACGATGCGTACCTTGTAGTGCCCTCGCCCATCACGGGCGCCTTCGTGACCGATGTGCTTGTGGCTTTCGTCGATGAGATCGAAGACCTGGGGCTGGAGCGCCGATTCGATGCGTTCACGCATGCGGGACAGGCGATCAGTCACGGAAATACCTTGCGGAAGGGACGAACGGAAACCCTAGCATAGACGCCGGCGGCCACGTAAGGATCGGCATCCGCCCAGGCTTGCGCCGATGAAAGATCCGTGAATTCCGCGACGATCAGGCTGCCGGTGAAACCCGCCGGGCCCGGATCTTCCGCGTCGATCGCCGGAAACGGACCGGCCACCAGCAAGCGACCTTCCTGCTTGAGCTGTTCCAGTCGCGCCAGGTGCGCCGGGCGGGAGGCTTTGCGACCTTCGAGGGAATTCGGCACGTCGTCACCGACGATGACATACCACATGGGAACCGTCCTGTTTGGTGTGGGTGCGCGACGCGGCGAATGTCCCGCTGGAGCTCCGTGCAGACAAAGTCATCGGAACGACAACCCGACGACGCGCGTCACGTCATAGGGAGCGTAATGATAGCCCAAGCATCGACGCGCATTGACGGCGCCGTCCGTCAACGCGCTTGCATGCCGGCGAAAACGGCATAGGCGTCGCCGCCGTCATCAGCACGGTAAATGACGTGTTATTGCGGACCCCTTCGCCTAAAACCACAAACGCCGCGGCAATCACTTGCCGCGGCGTTTGTGCTGCAACTCACATCACGGGGCGGCCAATCAGTCGCGAAGCGGCTGTCCGTCGAACCCATTGGCGAAAATGCTGCGCTCGAGATCGACGTGACCGGCGTTATCGAACGGGAC
This genomic stretch from Tahibacter amnicola harbors:
- a CDS encoding YciI family protein, whose amino-acid sequence is MWYVIVGDDVPNSLEGRKASRPAHLARLEQLKQEGRLLVAGPFPAIDAEDPGPAGFTGSLIVAEFTDLSSAQAWADADPYVAAGVYARVSVRPFRKVFP
- a CDS encoding BolA family protein, which gives rise to MRERIESALQPQVFDLIDESHKHIGHEGARDGRGHYKVRIVSVAFTGKAPLARHRLVYEALGDMMQTDIHALSIEARTPDEA